The Bombina bombina isolate aBomBom1 chromosome 9, aBomBom1.pri, whole genome shotgun sequence sequence ccccacaacccccactgcaaaataccaactaacatctaaaccccttaaaCAGCTAATCTCCCTAacatagctcttttgctgccccccaaaaaaaactaatattaaaaaaaaacacccaaaaatattctatcactaaaccccaaagatggtacttacCAAAGTTAAATCTGGGCGGccgcgctccatcttcatcccagtggcgctccTTCTTCATCCTGGTGGggatctatcttcatcctggcggcggtcttctatattcatcccggaagcagtcttctatcttcatccatatttGGATCTTCTGTTGCCTacttcctcttcatgcggtcacctgctgcacactgaattttACATGTGAGGTACCTCCTTTATATAGAAGTACCCTTACACTCATattgaaaaagctttcattcttttTGCATGCTTGAATTTGAATAAAGGGAGTACATTCAAATTTCAGTGTGCAGCAAATGAAGAGGATGTcagagacagaagatctgaagatgggtgaagatagaagatcacCGCTGGggtgaagatggagcaccgccacCCGAATTTAACTTTGGTGAGATaggattttttggggtggctttttttttttagggttgttttttgttgtttttttaggcaGCAAGAGCTGAACGCCTTTCTAAGGCAATgttcagccaaatgcccttttcaggtactAGACTAGGATTTGTTTTTAGTCAGGTACTGTTAGTTTTTCTTTattaggtaaggttagttttttgtgAGGttacttaggggtgttaggttaggggagttAGCGGGTTAGGGGTGTAAATATTAGTGGgtttttgcagtgggggttgtggtggtttagggtttaataatgtagtggggtagtttgctacATGGGGGTGtgaaggcttaggggttaatagtgtattggggTAAGTTTGCTATATGGGGGtgtggagttttaggggttaataatgtagtggggcaTATGGTGATTTGGGTTAGCGCACAATTATGGGTTCTTTtctctctctattgaagtctatgggggagaacTTTACGTGGtctcaatattctaacttctgctctttgcatgtgtcgggttagtgcgcaagcagaaaatatttactttcaacttataatttgCCCACTAACCAATCACttcaaagagcagaagtcgagtggagtaattaccgctccactcgtaatctagccctagttGTTTAAATAGcattttactcaatttttctgTTTTGTAATTTACTAATTGTTCAATTCAATTCAATTCAAATGGATTTAAATGGTTTAGGAATGTGATAGAATGTTTTTGCACAACTTGGGTAAAGGGGGCAAATGTTATTCAAGACTATAATACCATTAAATGTTCCAATAAGAACAACCTTATAAGGTGGTCTTTTCCAGAATATATAGTGGGTTTAGAGCATGTTCTTCTGCAGTAATATGTTCATGGAAACAAAACATAATACATAAATTAGATGCACTTAACATAAATATTTTAGACTCCCCCCCACCTATTACACAAGGTTCTGAAGACACGGTAACCTGACAAGCGAAAAAAAAAAGATAGCGCTCGAGCCTTTACTTTCAAATCTTAATACGCTATTTCAGGCAtctgcaaaaagtaaaaaaaaacactgattTCACCTTTTGCgctacagttagcacgccactcataattaAACCCTGTAGTAATAAATGAGTAGTGAGTAGAAGCATAGGAAAGATATTTTGggaaataatttttaattgaattaTAATATAATTTTCTAATTTCTACATCAGGTGCAATTATTTATATTGAATTTACTTTTTTTGCTAGTTTTTCTGAGAACAAATTTCTAAAATTAGAGTCTGttctttatatcttttttcaaAATGTCTTGATGGTGATAGAAGTTGATAAatcagaaaaacaaattttgttgtTACATTATCTCTTCCTTGTGTACTTTCTATGACTAAAATAGCACAAGTCCCTTGATAAGCTACCTATTGATATCTATACATTGAGTATTGATTAACTAGACCACGTTTCCATGATGTGACACAAGGTGTTAGGTAAAGAACGATTACCACCAACAAAACATAAAAATACCAAGCTGGTCTACAACAAACATATCCATCCAACATATCTCCAGGATGAAGCTGTTTctgctctgtgtgctcctgggagcTGCTGGTAAGTATGAAACACAGAAAATATACACTATCAATAAGTGCTAGCATCATATAAAAGCTAACAGGAATGTAAAACATCCCTAATAAATTATTAGTAATGTTAAACATGACTTTTCAAGATCCTGCATTGTTTTATGCTGTATCACTAACATTATAGGTATTTTGTTTGAACAAATTGGTCAGGAAAGTCTAACATTCTTGTATCTGTGTAATATTATGTTCTCAGCTGCATTTGATGATGATGATAAGATTGTAGGAGGTTACACCTGCGGCAAGAACGCTCTCCCATATCAGGTGTCTCTAAACTCCGGTTACCATTTCTGTGGTGGGTCCCTGATTAACAGCCTGTGGGTTGTGTCTGCTGCTCACTGCTACAAAACGTAAGCTATTTGGATAGTTTTAATATACTTTTCCTACTTAATATTCACATATAGCCCCACGCAGCTATAGTTCATTATATCCGTTTCTGCTATATTTTTTCAATATGTCTTCTAAAGTCAACACttctataaaatacatttttttgttcaaAAAACTATATTTACAAAATTATATTTCATAAATTTATCTACATTCCTTTGTGATTTTCCATCTCATCACACCTGCAGAAGCATCCAGGTCAGACTGGGAGAGCACAACATTGTTACCAGTGAGGGCACAGAGCAGTTCATCAACTCTGCCAAGGTCATCAGACATGCCAGCTACAACTCCAGGACCCTGGACAATGACATCATGCTCATCAAGCTCGCCTCTGCCGCCACCCTGAACTCCTATGTGAAGGCTGTAGCTCTGCCCTCTGGATGTGCCGCCGCTGGCACCAGCTGTCTGATCTCTGGCTGGGGAAACACACTCAGCAGTGGCAGTGAGTAAAAATTACTaaataggacttttttttttatcctttcacGATCATGATTTTTTTGTTAAGATGATCATTTCattacaataaaaacacaacataatataacaGTTTGCTTCCTATTTTCATCATTTCTATGGAACATATTGATAAATATATAACACTGAGGAAAGTATAAGAACAGAACTTCAAATGATGTTGATATCATAAAAAAATTGTAACCTAATGATTTAATGGTTTCATTTGTAGCCAACTACCCAGATCTCCTTCAGTGCGTGAGCGCCCCCATCCTGACTAATGCCCAGTGTACCGGTGCCTACCCAGGAGAGATCACAAACAACATGATCTGTGTTGGATATCTGGAAGGTGGCAAGGATTCCTGCCAGGTAACATCGCCTGTCCCCTTTCTATTAATCTAAAGTTATTTTAATCTAACTACTGTTCAATTTATTTCTAGTCTTACATTTTCATTGAACAAGTATCTAAAGATTAATGACTGCTCAattctcatatattttaatattttttgcagaTATTTTATATCTTATAAACATGTTTATTTCTTGAAAATGGTTTACTGATACAGTTAATACAGTAATTACAAGTTCTAACTGATGatcttttactttatattttttaaactacaattatctccttTAGATATTTCCCCTAATATGGTTTAGAGTTGTTTTCTCTCATATGATAATCATTCCTCATTCAGAAACTATAACGTGCATAATCATCTCATAAATATGTTTGTGTTGTGTAAATGATAATAATGATTAGAATCCTCGGATCTATTTTGCATGCACAAATTATAAAATTGTTTCTAACtgttattttagtttatattttacaaataaaggtttaaattccTTTAGATATTTAACCCTGTTATAGTTTTAGGTAGGTTTCTCTCTTATAATAATCTTCCTTCTTTCAGGGTGACTCTGGCGGACCTGTGGTGTGTAACGGACAGCTGCAGGGTATTGTCTCATGGGGCTATGGCTGCGCTCTCAGGAACTATCCTGGTGTCTACACCAAGGTCTGCAACTACGTCTCCTGGATCCAGAACACCATCGCTGCCAACTAAATCACTTGTATTCCAGGCTATATCCTATCTGAATTTAATTGGACAAAAAATGCTCTGTGGCTCCTTCATGGGCATTGTTTAATGCAACTTATAAATAAATTGGTTATTGATTGCACTCCTTATAAtctgagttttttgttttaaatactaaaaacagtaaaaagtacattttacacttaaaggaacagtctataccagaattgttattgttttaaaagatagataatctctttattaccaattccctagttttgcataaccaacacagttatattaatactctttttatctctgtgataaccttgtatctaagcatcttctgatagccccctcatcacatgacttttatttattatctattgacttgcatttttaaccaattagtgctgtacgttgtgctgactcttaaataacaggcgtgagcacaatgtgagctatatggctcacatgaactagtactctaCTGTTGTGAAaaccaaatacaaaagcatgtgataagaggctgtctgtagtggcatagaaacaggcagaaagttaaaggtttaaatgttataaagtatattaatataacaatgttgactgtgcaaagctggagaatgggtagtaaaggtgttgtctatctttttaaacaataacaattttggtgttgactgtccctgtacataaaagaaaaataatctatcTCATAATTATGAAATATCATAATAACGAGAAAGATCATTAACTAACACTTATTAAATATCCAgtttatataaacacaaacacccacacacaaaGACTAACACCTAcacagccatatatacacataaacacacacaaacaaatacacaatacacatagaaactcacacaaaataatacacacaaacacacacaatcccacatacatacacatacacaacacacacatgagCATATATACAAACAAgctgaaacacacacaaacacaacatacacatacacaacacatacatgagcatatacacaaacacacacaaacacagtcacacaaattaacacacacaaacacagcatacacaacacatacatgagcatatacacaaacacacacaaacacagtcacacaaattaacacacacaaacacaacatacacaacacatacatgagcatatacacaaacacacacaaacacagtcacacaaattaacacacacaaaaacacatacagaacacacatgtacactcacacacagaaaTAGTAAATATTCATAGTGTAATGCTCATAATAAAAAGGGCATACAAATTTGAACTTCATACTTAAAACCTACTCAGAGTTCCTTAGTAAAATGGGTCGTTTAAAACTGAGGAACCATCTGGTAAATATGAGTTAGCTTTCTGATTGATACATATGAGGAAAACGTACAGTAACAAATGTGACTCTGTCTGAAACAGATATTACAGAAGTTATCAACACATTTAATTTCAAACCAACACTATAAAATCTTAAACTAGCCCTAACGTTGCCGGGACTTGTTGGGTACATAGATCAAATGTGAAAAGCCGGATCTATTTTTAGAAACCACTTAACTATAACTTGGAAATTGTTCTTTTGTCAATAGGGGAAACAACTAtagtcagtaaacctaaaaaaacctCTTCTTATTTTTTGGGAAATGGAAAAGTTAAACCCGTCCCTCATAATTGTATATCCAGACACTTGTTTCACTGGAGTCAGCAATATACTTTAGAGGATTTACTGTTATACTATGAAATAATATATTAAAGTGCCACTTTTAGAAAATGGAATTTCCATTTAAATTTgtaaataacatcatccaaatatgtgaCAAATATGTGACAGTGAGTATAGTGTGCAATTGCGCTATCTTTACGCAGATGTTTTTAAAGCTGTTTTTCCATTATACAATATACCATATGTATTATACTAAATAAAACATATCAGATATAAACAGGTATTGGATTAATAATCCTGCATTAAAAACATACAAGgtgttttgttttcttatattaaatatgattaaaatgatttattataaaagtagtaacaataaaaacaaaagttataacAATGCATAAAAGTTAGGGTGCagatttttaaaacaaaacaaaatagatttcTTACAGTGCAATACAATTAAAGTTCATTTAAATAACACAAGTTTGTTTAACAagatatatttgtttgttaaaacTGAAACtatctgttattaaagggacagtctagtccaaaataaactttcatgatagtaTTGTAATCCTTTTATTCTCAATAGAAATCATGGCCACGGGTTgggtaaaatgttaatttccatttGAAGAGTCCATTTATCAAGTTGCAATAGCAGCTTTGGAGCGCTTGCACTTCAGACTCCCGTGAGTGAGCCTAAAAGCTAGATGagaagcagcgttctttagaccactgATACTTAACCTCTCCAGCACTTAAAGTGTGATTcatttcaatcatcccaatcagcgGCCATGTTAAATGGGGACAGCAATACTGTGTGCTCGCCGCAAGGCTGGGCAGACAAGGTTCATGACGGCGAACCTTGTCTGCCCACCTTAGGATAAATAGGGCCCAAGTGtgcaataaaaagtaaattaaaccGTTTTTTATAAAAGCACTCAGTGCCATGTAATCTTGCTTTTTACttcacatcttctatcttcaaaatAAATGAGGTTTTCTGTAAAACACCACCTTGTTCTTGATCTACTACAGTAGAGGATAAGTTAT is a genomic window containing:
- the LOC128639655 gene encoding trypsin-like, whose product is MKLFLLCVLLGAAAAFDDDDKIVGGYTCGKNALPYQVSLNSGYHFCGGSLINSLWVVSAAHCYKTSIQVRLGEHNIVTSEGTEQFINSAKVIRHASYNSRTLDNDIMLIKLASAATLNSYVKAVALPSGCAAAGTSCLISGWGNTLSSGTNYPDLLQCVSAPILTNAQCTGAYPGEITNNMICVGYLEGGKDSCQGDSGGPVVCNGQLQGIVSWGYGCALRNYPGVYTKVCNYVSWIQNTIAAN